A stretch of the Lolium perenne isolate Kyuss_39 chromosome 3, Kyuss_2.0, whole genome shotgun sequence genome encodes the following:
- the LOC127338730 gene encoding RING-H2 finger protein ATL66-like, with translation MAAQEASQPIRWRYGGDVEDGNFVVRGVPVLVAVVAILVCFVCVCVYLRWACRRYSPDPTLPSYSSSSSATGGALSRVGLDAAAVASLPVTLYRRPPDGEGADAAQCPICLGEFEEGEEVKALPPCGHRFHPDCVDAWLRSQPTCPLCRGELLADTTNKTDAGSEAV, from the coding sequence ATGGCGGCGCAGGAGGCGTCGCAGCCCATCCGGTGGCGCTACGGCGGCGACGTGGAGGACGGCAACTTCGTCGTGCGCGGCGTGCCCGTGCTCGTGGCGGTCGTCGCCATCCTCGTCTGCTTCGTCTGCGTCTGCGTCTACCTCCGCTGGGCGTGCCGCCGCTACAGCCCCGACCCGACACTTCcctcctactcctcctcctcctcggcgaccgGTGGTGCCCTCTCGAGGGTCGGCCTCGACGCTGCCGCGGTGGCCAGCTTGCCCGTGACGCTGTACCGTCGTCCCCCGGACGGCGAGGGCGCTGACGCGGCGCAGTGCCCGATCTGCCTGGGCGAGTTCGAGGAGGGCGAGGAGGTGAAGGCGCTGCCGCCGTGCGGGCACCGCTTCCACCCGGACTGCGTCGACGCGTGGCTGCGGTCGCAGCCCACCTGCCCGCTGTGCCGGGGCGAGCTTCTTGCAGACACCACCAACAAAACTGACGCCGGGAGCGAGGCTGTCTGA